A window of Lacibacter sediminis contains these coding sequences:
- a CDS encoding aminotransferase class V-fold PLP-dependent enzyme, with protein sequence MSSRRNFIRNLSATTGVFTFLPFTNSLFSKEAEQKYHQFKQLSPHDAMTDEDFWGWVKEQYTVSPNLLDLNNGGVSPQPKIVQDAHIRFYQFSNEGPSYYMWRTLDEGREGLRTKLAELAGCDAEELAINRNATEGLNTVIFGLNLKAGDEVVLTKQDYPNMINAWKQREKRDGIKLVWLNLELPIENEDEIVRQYVNAFTSKTKIVHVTHLINWTGQILPIRKIADEAHKRGIEVIGDGAHTFGHTDFKIPDLGCDYFATSLHKWLCAPFGSGLLWIKKEKIKNIWALLSAVEPDGADIRKFESLGTRSFASEMAIGNAVDFHNIIGSKRKEERLRYLTDYWIDKVSDLKKVSFLQPKNKKFYCAISNIAIEGMKPGEVAKKLHDKYKIHTVSIDWENIHGVRVTPHVYTSTKDLDRLVTAIRQIGG encoded by the coding sequence ATGTCGTCCCGTAGAAATTTCATCCGAAATCTGTCAGCAACAACAGGTGTTTTTACTTTTCTTCCTTTTACCAATTCATTGTTTTCAAAAGAAGCAGAACAAAAATATCATCAGTTCAAACAACTCTCTCCCCACGATGCAATGACGGATGAAGACTTTTGGGGATGGGTAAAGGAGCAGTACACCGTTTCGCCAAATTTGCTTGATCTCAACAATGGTGGTGTAAGCCCGCAACCGAAAATTGTGCAGGATGCACATATACGTTTCTATCAATTCAGTAATGAAGGGCCGTCGTATTATATGTGGCGAACATTGGATGAAGGCAGAGAAGGGCTGCGAACAAAGTTAGCTGAGCTTGCAGGTTGTGATGCAGAAGAGTTGGCGATCAATCGAAATGCAACAGAAGGATTGAATACCGTCATCTTCGGATTGAATTTAAAAGCAGGAGATGAAGTGGTATTGACCAAACAGGATTACCCCAACATGATCAATGCATGGAAGCAGCGTGAAAAAAGAGATGGGATAAAATTAGTGTGGTTGAATCTTGAACTGCCCATTGAAAATGAAGACGAGATCGTTCGGCAATATGTAAATGCGTTTACATCTAAAACAAAGATTGTACACGTGACTCATCTTATAAACTGGACGGGGCAAATACTTCCTATTCGTAAAATTGCAGATGAAGCACATAAACGTGGTATTGAAGTAATAGGAGATGGGGCACATACGTTTGGTCATACTGATTTCAAGATACCTGATCTCGGATGCGATTACTTCGCTACTTCGTTACACAAATGGCTATGCGCTCCATTCGGCAGCGGCTTGTTATGGATCAAAAAAGAAAAGATCAAAAACATCTGGGCTTTGCTGAGTGCCGTAGAACCGGATGGTGCAGATATAAGAAAATTCGAGTCATTGGGAACACGTTCTTTTGCCAGTGAAATGGCTATTGGTAATGCAGTTGATTTTCACAATATCATTGGCTCAAAACGAAAAGAAGAGCGACTTCGTTATTTAACTGATTACTGGATCGATAAAGTAAGCGATCTGAAAAAAGTATCGTTCCTTCAACCCAAAAATAAAAAGTTCTATTGTGCTATTTCCAATATTGCCATCGAAGGAATGAAGCCGGGAGAGGTTGCCAAAAAGTTACATGATAAATATAAAATTCATACTGTTTCCATTGATTGGGAAAATATTCATGGCGTAAGAGTAACGCCCCATGTTTACACCTCAACAAAAGATCTGGATAGGTTAGTAACTGCTATCAGGCAGATAGGAGGTTGA
- the secY gene encoding preprotein translocase subunit SecY, protein MKKLIQTLKNIWSIEELRNKIVYTLLLLLVYRVGSHIVLPGVDPNGLEQLNTKAKEGILGIFDSFAGGAFSSASIFALGIMPYISASIFMQLMSILVPQLQKMQKEGESGRKKINQWTRYLTVIVTIFQASAYVTYLKSPEIAGAAVIPSFSPFFWLSTTIVLTAGTLFVMWLGERITDKGLGNGTSLIIMIGILARFPASIAAEFDAKSGSAGGGLIRFMIEIAVLIAIIMGLIILVQGVRKIAINYAKQIVGNRQFGGARQFLPIKVNSSGVMPIIFAQAIMFLPTLLTGFNATKGIAATLSDHGNIWYMIIYSILVIGFTFLYTALIFNPKQIADNLKQNNGFIPGVKPGQPTADYIGQIMDRITLPGAVFLAIVGILPGIAKNLGVTSGFSTFFGGTSLLIMVGVILDTLQQIETHLLMRQYDGLMKGGKIQGRQTVSSSAI, encoded by the coding sequence GTGAAAAAACTCATACAGACCCTAAAGAATATCTGGAGCATTGAAGAGTTGCGCAATAAAATTGTGTACACTCTTTTGTTGTTACTGGTTTACCGTGTGGGTTCACATATTGTTTTGCCAGGTGTTGATCCAAACGGATTAGAGCAATTAAACACAAAAGCTAAAGAAGGTATCCTCGGTATATTTGATTCATTTGCAGGTGGTGCATTTTCGAGTGCTTCCATTTTTGCATTGGGTATCATGCCTTATATCTCTGCATCTATCTTTATGCAATTGATGAGCATACTTGTTCCTCAGTTACAGAAAATGCAGAAAGAAGGTGAAAGCGGCCGCAAGAAGATCAATCAATGGACACGTTACCTCACAGTAATTGTTACTATCTTCCAGGCAAGTGCTTATGTAACTTATTTAAAGAGCCCTGAAATTGCAGGTGCTGCTGTTATTCCTTCATTCAGCCCATTCTTCTGGTTATCTACAACGATCGTTTTAACTGCAGGTACATTGTTTGTAATGTGGTTGGGCGAGCGTATTACTGATAAAGGTTTAGGTAACGGTACGTCACTCATCATCATGATCGGTATCCTTGCACGTTTCCCTGCGTCTATTGCTGCGGAATTTGATGCAAAGAGTGGAAGTGCAGGTGGTGGTTTGATCCGTTTCATGATCGAGATCGCTGTACTTATTGCAATCATCATGGGATTGATCATTCTTGTACAGGGTGTACGCAAGATCGCAATCAACTACGCAAAACAGATCGTTGGTAACCGCCAGTTTGGTGGTGCACGCCAGTTCTTACCAATTAAAGTGAACAGCTCCGGTGTAATGCCAATCATCTTTGCTCAGGCGATCATGTTCCTGCCTACATTGCTTACAGGCTTCAATGCTACAAAAGGTATTGCAGCTACGTTGAGCGATCATGGTAATATCTGGTACATGATTATTTATTCAATTCTTGTAATTGGATTCACCTTCCTTTACACAGCCTTGATCTTTAATCCAAAGCAGATCGCTGATAACCTGAAGCAGAATAATGGTTTCATTCCGGGTGTAAAGCCTGGTCAGCCAACTGCTGATTATATTGGCCAGATCATGGATCGTATTACATTGCCGGGTGCGGTGTTTCTTGCGATCGTTGGTATCTTACCGGGTATTGCAAAGAATCTCGGTGTAACAAGTGGTTTCTCTACCTTCTTCGGCGGTACATCACTGTTGATCATGGTAGGTGTTATCCTTGATACACTCCAGCAAATTGAAACACATTTGTTGATGAGACAATACGATGGCTTGATGAAGGGCGGAAAGATACAAGGACGCCAGACCGTATCTTCCTCAGCTATTTAA
- the rpsH gene encoding 30S ribosomal protein S8 codes for MVTDPIADFLTRVRNAQMAGHRIVEIPASNLKKRMTEILYDQGYILKYKFEDDSKQGVIKIALKYDPQTRVPAIQSLERVSRPGLRQYSKPEDFRRVKNGLGIAIISTSKGVMTDKQAKASNVGGEVLCYIY; via the coding sequence ATGGTTACAGATCCTATTGCAGATTTTCTCACTCGTGTTCGTAATGCGCAGATGGCAGGTCACAGAATTGTAGAGATTCCTGCTTCAAACCTCAAAAAGCGTATGACTGAAATTTTGTACGATCAGGGGTATATCTTGAAATATAAATTCGAAGACGACAGCAAACAAGGCGTTATTAAAATTGCCTTGAAGTACGATCCACAAACACGTGTACCGGCTATTCAATCATTAGAGCGTGTAAGCCGTCCGGGTTTACGTCAGTACTCTAAGCCTGAAGATTTCCGTCGTGTTAAGAATGGTTTGGGTATTGCTATCATCAGTACATCTAAAGGTGTAATGACCGATAAGCAAGCGAAAGCAAGCAATGTAGGTGGTGAAGTTCTTTGCTATATCTACTAA
- the rplR gene encoding 50S ribosomal protein L18, translating into MKTDNKLVRRQKIRYSIRKKVAGTNVRPRLSVFRSNSDIYVQLIDDVTGVTIAAASSKDKEILAQKVTKIEKSKLVGAAIARKATELGLSAVVFDRGGNLYHGRVKAVAEGAREAGLNF; encoded by the coding sequence ATGAAAACAGATAACAAATTAGTCAGAAGGCAAAAGATCCGCTACTCAATTCGCAAGAAAGTAGCAGGTACTAATGTGAGACCACGCCTGAGTGTGTTTCGCAGCAACTCTGATATTTATGTTCAGTTGATTGATGATGTTACAGGTGTAACTATTGCAGCTGCATCATCAAAAGACAAAGAGATTCTGGCACAGAAAGTAACGAAAATTGAGAAAAGCAAACTGGTTGGTGCTGCTATTGCACGCAAAGCAACTGAGCTGGGTCTTTCGGCTGTTGTGTTTGATCGTGGTGGTAACTTATACCACGGCCGTGTAAAAGCGGTAGCTGAAGGCGCACGTGAAGCAGGTTTAAATTTCTAA
- a CDS encoding BaiN/RdsA family NAD(P)/FAD-dependent oxidoreductase — MSGEKNQKRLVVIGGGAAGFFCAINAARMNPALQVTILEKSSKLLSKVKVSGGGRCNVTHACFELQEMSKRYPRGEHFVRKAFHQFFTTDTIKWFEERGVKLKAEADGRMFPVTDSSQTIIDCLMKEVNANRIEVLMNREVKKLKVENGKWKVGLSNDENMEADFVCIASGGFPKLQQFDWLKGTDHTIISPVPSLFTFNMPKHPITELMGVVVQEATIKIQSTKLKNTGPLLITHWGMSGPCVLKLSAWGARELQERNYDFTINVNWLNDAKEQELKDELQLIRNTKGSQKIANNNLFQLPNRLWLFLLQQAGIKDEWRWADVPAKEQNKLIQLLCNHEFHVKGKTTFKEEFVTAGGVDLKQVDPNTMQSKLHPNLFFAGEILDVDGVTGGFNFQHAWTSGFIAAKTIAAMSLNSQ, encoded by the coding sequence ATGTCAGGAGAAAAAAATCAAAAACGCTTAGTAGTGATCGGCGGTGGTGCCGCAGGTTTTTTCTGTGCAATAAACGCAGCACGAATGAATCCTGCATTGCAGGTAACTATCCTTGAGAAATCAAGTAAGTTATTATCGAAAGTAAAAGTGAGTGGTGGTGGAAGATGCAATGTAACACACGCCTGTTTTGAATTGCAGGAGATGAGTAAACGTTACCCTCGTGGAGAACATTTTGTACGTAAAGCATTTCATCAATTCTTTACAACCGATACAATTAAATGGTTTGAAGAAAGAGGAGTGAAACTGAAAGCAGAAGCCGATGGAAGAATGTTCCCTGTTACTGATTCATCACAAACGATCATTGATTGTTTGATGAAAGAAGTAAATGCAAACAGAATAGAAGTGCTGATGAACAGGGAGGTGAAGAAATTGAAAGTGGAAAATGGAAAATGGAAAGTGGGATTAAGTAACGATGAAAATATGGAAGCAGATTTTGTTTGCATTGCAAGCGGTGGTTTTCCCAAGCTGCAACAATTCGACTGGTTGAAAGGAACAGATCATACCATCATTTCACCGGTACCTTCTTTGTTCACCTTCAATATGCCGAAGCATCCGATCACAGAATTGATGGGCGTGGTAGTGCAGGAAGCAACGATTAAAATTCAGTCAACCAAATTAAAGAACACCGGGCCATTGCTTATTACACATTGGGGAATGAGCGGACCATGTGTATTGAAACTATCAGCATGGGGTGCAAGAGAATTACAGGAACGTAATTATGATTTCACCATCAACGTGAATTGGCTAAACGATGCAAAAGAACAGGAACTAAAAGATGAGCTGCAGTTGATACGTAACACGAAAGGTTCACAAAAGATAGCTAACAATAATCTTTTTCAATTGCCCAACCGTTTATGGTTATTCCTGTTACAGCAAGCAGGAATAAAAGATGAATGGCGTTGGGCCGATGTTCCTGCTAAAGAGCAGAACAAACTCATTCAGCTTTTATGCAACCATGAATTTCATGTGAAAGGCAAAACCACCTTTAAAGAAGAGTTTGTAACTGCAGGCGGCGTTGATCTGAAACAGGTTGATCCAAACACAATGCAAAGTAAACTGCATCCCAATTTATTTTTTGCCGGTGAGATACTTGATGTAGATGGTGTTACCGGTGGCTTCAACTTTCAACATGCATGGACGAGTGGTTTTATTGCCGCAAAAACCATTGCTGCTATGTCGCTGAATTCCCAATAA
- the rpsE gene encoding 30S ribosomal protein S5: MSKVIVNKVKAGDLELKEKVVAINRVVKTTKGGRAFSFSAVVVVGNENGVVGHGLGKAKEVQMAIQKGIEDAKKNLIKVPVMKGTIPHDQLAKEGASKVLIKPAAHGTGVIAGGSMRAVLESAGVTDVLAKSLGSANPHNVVRATFKALAMLREPIAVSKVRSLGLKRVFNG; this comes from the coding sequence ATGTCGAAAGTAATTGTAAACAAAGTAAAAGCAGGTGACCTGGAACTGAAAGAAAAAGTAGTTGCCATTAACCGTGTTGTTAAAACAACAAAGGGTGGCCGTGCCTTCAGTTTCTCTGCAGTAGTTGTGGTAGGAAATGAAAATGGCGTGGTAGGTCATGGTTTAGGAAAAGCCAAAGAAGTACAAATGGCCATTCAGAAAGGAATTGAAGATGCGAAGAAAAATCTCATCAAGGTTCCGGTTATGAAAGGAACTATCCCTCATGATCAATTAGCAAAAGAAGGTGCTTCTAAAGTATTGATCAAACCTGCTGCACACGGTACAGGTGTAATTGCCGGAGGCAGCATGCGTGCTGTATTGGAAAGCGCTGGTGTTACCGACGTATTGGCAAAATCACTCGGATCGGCTAATCCTCACAACGTAGTTAGAGCTACTTTTAAGGCTTTAGCAATGTTGCGTGAACCAATCGCCGTATCGAAAGTGCGTAGCCTCGGATTAAAAAGAGTATTTAACGGATAA
- the rplO gene encoding 50S ribosomal protein L15, whose amino-acid sequence MKLHNLRPAEGSTHKEKRLGRGEASGKGGTSTKGNKGGQSRAGYKSKMAHEGGQMPIQRRVPKRGFKNPDRVEYRVFNLGQIEQLAEKYGITEVSVENLYVNNLISRTDKVKILANGEIKTKLTFKVNALSEKAKSAIEAAGGSVEIVK is encoded by the coding sequence ATGAAACTGCACAATTTAAGACCTGCTGAAGGTTCTACACACAAAGAAAAACGTTTAGGTCGTGGTGAAGCATCCGGTAAGGGTGGTACTTCTACAAAAGGTAACAAAGGTGGACAGAGCCGTGCCGGTTACAAAAGCAAAATGGCACACGAAGGTGGTCAGATGCCAATTCAACGTCGTGTTCCAAAGCGTGGTTTCAAAAACCCGGATCGTGTTGAGTACCGTGTATTCAATCTCGGACAAATTGAACAACTTGCTGAAAAATATGGTATCACTGAGGTTTCTGTTGAAAACCTGTATGTGAATAATTTAATCAGCCGTACAGACAAGGTGAAGATCCTTGCTAATGGTGAGATCAAAACAAAACTTACGTTCAAAGTAAACGCACTCAGCGAAAAAGCAAAATCTGCTATTGAAGCTGCCGGTGGTTCTGTTGAAATTGTAAAGTAA
- a CDS encoding 1-acyl-sn-glycerol-3-phosphate acyltransferase yields the protein MYIFTKILAKFYFLIFCKRLSIYNPDATKIVTPMVLGVNHPNSFLDAVIVGTVMDHRVHFITRSGVFKNPIVRKILRSVNMIPIYRMSDGKGQLANNDATFEEVRKILQRGEHVLIFVEGFCKHQTTLQLPLKKGAPRMLMQAWADGLDVTFLPVWIRYNSFVDFPKTFDINFGKQFGREVISANMESGLASVAINKAAEVQLQELSEITNADSSIKIPKPLLFIPAILGVLTHILFYFPLERLAWKLRGEQYYDSILFCLMAFLYPLYLLSIAALLCCFVGGWWALASIVVLPLLAKSYVMWK from the coding sequence ATGTATATTTTTACCAAGATCCTGGCAAAGTTTTATTTTTTGATTTTCTGCAAACGGCTGAGTATTTATAATCCAGACGCAACAAAGATCGTAACTCCCATGGTACTGGGCGTGAATCATCCCAACTCATTTCTTGATGCTGTTATAGTTGGTACCGTCATGGACCATCGTGTGCATTTTATTACAAGAAGTGGTGTGTTCAAAAATCCGATTGTAAGAAAGATATTACGTTCAGTAAACATGATTCCCATTTATCGTATGAGCGATGGGAAAGGTCAGCTTGCAAATAACGATGCAACATTTGAAGAAGTAAGAAAGATCCTGCAACGTGGCGAACATGTGCTCATATTTGTAGAAGGATTTTGCAAACACCAAACAACGTTACAACTACCCCTTAAAAAGGGTGCACCACGTATGTTGATGCAGGCATGGGCCGATGGACTGGATGTAACTTTTTTACCCGTGTGGATCAGGTATAATTCATTTGTTGACTTTCCCAAAACGTTTGATATCAATTTTGGAAAGCAATTTGGTAGAGAAGTGATCTCGGCAAATATGGAAAGCGGTTTAGCTTCAGTAGCTATCAATAAAGCCGCAGAAGTGCAGTTGCAGGAATTATCGGAGATAACCAATGCTGATAGCAGCATAAAAATTCCAAAGCCTTTGCTTTTCATTCCTGCCATATTGGGTGTACTTACTCATATCCTTTTCTATTTTCCTTTAGAACGTCTTGCATGGAAATTGCGTGGTGAACAGTACTATGATAGTATTCTTTTTTGCCTGATGGCATTTTTGTATCCTCTCTACTTATTGTCTATTGCTGCATTGCTGTGTTGTTTTGTTGGAGGATGGTGGGCACTTGCTTCAATAGTAGTTTTGCCATTGCTTGCAAAAAGTTATGTGATGTGGAAATAG
- the map gene encoding type I methionyl aminopeptidase: MIHYRSPLEIELIRKSALLVGDALAEAAKMLKAGITTMQVDARVEQFIRDNGAVPSFKNYQGTYPFATCISVNDAVVHGFPTNNVLKDGDIVSVDVGAFMNGYHGDSAYTFIIGSTSDEVRKLLRVTRESLYKGIEKAVHGNRVGDISFAIQDYTEKQNGYGVVRELVGHGLGRNLHEDPQVPNYGKRGTGSKLKEGTVIAIEPMINLGKKEIYHDQDGWTIRTVDGLPSAHYEHDVCIKKGKADILSSFSSIEAAEKANTNLDSSYY; this comes from the coding sequence ATGATCCATTATCGTTCACCATTAGAAATTGAATTGATCCGCAAAAGCGCATTGCTTGTTGGTGATGCTCTGGCAGAAGCTGCTAAAATGCTGAAGGCAGGAATCACCACCATGCAGGTTGATGCAAGGGTTGAACAATTCATACGTGATAATGGTGCTGTGCCTTCGTTTAAGAACTATCAGGGCACATATCCATTCGCAACATGTATTTCAGTGAATGATGCAGTAGTGCATGGTTTTCCTACAAATAATGTGTTGAAGGATGGTGATATTGTTTCTGTTGATGTAGGTGCATTCATGAACGGTTATCATGGCGACAGTGCTTACACATTTATTATTGGAAGTACAAGTGATGAAGTGAGGAAGTTGTTACGGGTAACAAGAGAATCGCTTTACAAAGGCATTGAAAAAGCTGTGCATGGTAATCGGGTAGGCGATATTTCATTTGCCATCCAGGATTATACAGAGAAGCAAAACGGTTATGGTGTTGTGCGTGAATTGGTGGGACATGGCTTAGGTCGTAATCTTCATGAAGATCCGCAAGTGCCTAACTACGGAAAGAGAGGAACAGGGTCAAAATTAAAAGAAGGTACGGTGATCGCTATTGAGCCAATGATCAATCTCGGAAAGAAAGAGATCTATCATGATCAGGATGGCTGGACGATCCGTACAGTAGATGGTTTGCCATCGGCACACTACGAACATGATGTATGTATCAAGAAGGGAAAGGCTGATATACTTTCATCGTTCAGTTCTATTGAAGCTGCTGAGAAAGCCAATACAAATCTTGACTCATCTTACTACTGA
- the rplF gene encoding 50S ribosomal protein L6, translated as MSRIGKNPVTIPQGVTITLGKDNVVTVKGPKGELKESIDRDITVEVKDGEVTFNRPTDQGRHRAMHGLYRSLVSNMVKGVTEGFEKKLELVGVGYKAANQGNILDLALGYSHNIIVEIPNELKVATAQEKGQNPTITLTGIDKQLLGAVAAKIRSLRKPEPYKGKGVKYVGEYIRRKAGKAAGK; from the coding sequence ATGTCTCGTATAGGTAAAAATCCGGTTACAATTCCACAGGGTGTTACTATTACACTCGGAAAAGATAACGTGGTTACAGTTAAAGGACCAAAGGGCGAATTGAAAGAATCAATTGATCGTGATATTACTGTAGAAGTAAAAGATGGTGAAGTAACATTCAACCGTCCAACTGATCAGGGTCGTCACCGTGCGATGCATGGTTTATACCGTTCACTTGTTTCAAACATGGTGAAAGGTGTAACAGAAGGTTTCGAAAAGAAACTTGAACTGGTGGGTGTGGGTTATAAAGCAGCAAACCAAGGTAACATTCTTGATCTTGCTTTAGGTTATTCACACAACATCATCGTTGAAATACCTAATGAATTGAAAGTAGCTACTGCCCAGGAAAAAGGTCAGAACCCTACGATCACACTCACTGGTATTGATAAACAATTATTAGGTGCTGTTGCTGCTAAGATCCGCAGCTTGCGCAAGCCTGAACCATACAAAGGAAAGGGTGTGAAATACGTTGGTGAATACATCCGTCGTAAAGCAGGTAAAGCAGCAGGTAAATAA
- a CDS encoding M20/M25/M40 family metallo-hydrolase, protein MSVAMCCTHFLLAQSPDVLKIRQYRQANEHAIISEFVSFLKLPNIVGDSVGIYKNAAFIMDAMKKRGVTNIQLLTPASNKAVPAVYGEVITPGATQTIIFYAHYDGQPVNAAQWAKGLSPFEPKLLTNSLEQSGSVIEFPTADRAFDPQWRIYGRSASDDKAGVMAILNAYDAILKSGMKPTVNIKFFFEGEEEKGSDFLHEILQQYKNLLQSDLWLFCDGPVHQSGKKQVVFGVRGDAHVEVTVYGSKRPLHSGHYGNWAPNPAMMLVQLLASMKDKDGNVTIKDFYADVIPLSEMEKKALAAVPPVDEQMKKELGFSKREMKDYNLAQSIGLPSLNINGINSANVGKNASNVIPTTATTVLDLRMVAGNDWKKQQQLVVEHIRSQGYYITTAEPTEEERSKYDKIAKITLSSGYNAQKTPMDLPIAKKIIAAVQSTTTESIVLMPTAGGSLPLFLFEQYLNAKTISVPIANHDNNQHAENENIRLLNFWNGIETMAALMMMK, encoded by the coding sequence ATGAGTGTTGCAATGTGCTGCACTCATTTTTTATTGGCCCAAAGCCCGGATGTATTAAAGATCAGGCAATACAGGCAAGCCAATGAACATGCCATCATTTCCGAATTTGTTTCTTTTCTTAAGCTACCAAACATTGTAGGCGATTCAGTAGGCATCTATAAAAATGCTGCATTCATAATGGATGCAATGAAGAAGCGTGGAGTTACAAATATCCAACTACTCACACCCGCATCAAACAAAGCCGTACCTGCTGTTTATGGAGAAGTAATAACACCGGGTGCAACGCAAACAATTATTTTCTATGCGCATTACGATGGTCAACCGGTGAATGCAGCGCAGTGGGCAAAAGGATTATCTCCATTTGAACCAAAGCTGCTTACTAATTCACTTGAACAAAGTGGAAGTGTTATTGAATTTCCAACGGCTGATAGAGCATTTGATCCGCAATGGAGAATTTATGGAAGAAGTGCAAGTGATGATAAAGCCGGTGTTATGGCTATACTGAATGCATATGATGCAATTTTAAAATCAGGCATGAAGCCTACCGTGAATATCAAATTCTTTTTTGAAGGCGAAGAAGAAAAAGGTTCTGATTTTCTTCATGAAATTTTACAGCAGTACAAAAACTTATTGCAAAGCGATCTCTGGCTTTTTTGTGACGGACCGGTTCATCAATCGGGTAAAAAGCAAGTGGTGTTTGGTGTAAGAGGTGATGCACATGTGGAAGTAACAGTGTATGGTTCTAAACGGCCGTTACATAGTGGCCATTATGGGAACTGGGCACCAAACCCCGCCATGATGTTGGTGCAACTACTAGCATCAATGAAAGACAAAGATGGTAATGTTACAATCAAAGATTTTTATGCTGATGTAATTCCATTGAGTGAAATGGAAAAGAAAGCATTGGCAGCAGTACCACCGGTGGATGAGCAAATGAAAAAGGAGTTAGGTTTCAGCAAACGTGAAATGAAAGACTACAACCTTGCCCAATCAATCGGATTGCCATCACTTAACATCAATGGAATAAACAGTGCCAATGTTGGTAAAAATGCAAGTAATGTAATACCAACAACTGCAACAACAGTTCTTGATCTTCGCATGGTTGCCGGGAATGATTGGAAAAAACAGCAACAGCTTGTGGTTGAACATATCAGGAGTCAGGGATACTATATTACAACTGCAGAACCAACAGAAGAGGAGAGAAGTAAGTACGATAAAATTGCAAAGATTACATTGAGCAGTGGTTACAATGCGCAGAAAACCCCAATGGATCTGCCGATTGCAAAAAAGATCATTGCAGCAGTACAATCAACAACTACTGAATCCATTGTGCTGATGCCAACAGCGGGAGGAAGTCTTCCCTTGTTTTTGTTTGAACAATACCTCAATGCAAAAACAATTTCTGTACCCATTGCTAATCATGATAACAATCAACATGCAGAAAATGAAAATATCAGGTTGTTGAATTTCTGGAACGGAATTGAAACAATGGCTGCTTTGATGATGATGAAATAA
- the rplE gene encoding 50S ribosomal protein L5 → MSTVKYTPRLASKYQTEVIPALMKRFGYKSIMQVPKLEKICLNRGVNGAVNDKKLVDIAIDELTTITGQKAVATMSKKDISNFKLRKNMPIGARVTLRGVNMYEFLDRLISASLPRVRDFKGINDKSFDGRGNYTMGVTEQIIFPEIDIDKVNKITGLDITFVTTASTNEEAYELLKEMGMPFKNAKKDQQ, encoded by the coding sequence ATGAGTACTGTAAAATATACACCCCGTTTGGCAAGCAAGTATCAAACAGAAGTTATACCTGCTTTAATGAAACGTTTTGGTTACAAAAGCATCATGCAGGTTCCAAAGCTGGAAAAAATCTGTTTGAACCGTGGCGTAAACGGTGCGGTGAACGATAAGAAACTGGTTGATATTGCAATTGATGAACTTACTACCATCACTGGTCAGAAAGCAGTTGCAACAATGTCTAAGAAAGACATTTCAAACTTTAAGCTCCGTAAGAACATGCCGATTGGTGCACGTGTTACTTTACGTGGTGTAAACATGTACGAGTTTCTCGACAGATTGATCTCTGCATCTTTACCACGTGTACGTGACTTTAAAGGTATCAACGATAAATCATTTGATGGTCGTGGTAACTACACAATGGGTGTTACTGAGCAGATCATCTTCCCTGAGATCGATATCGATAAAGTGAATAAGATCACCGGTTTGGATATCACTTTCGTAACTACTGCTTCTACTAACGAAGAAGCATATGAGTTGCTGAAAGAAATGGGAATGCCATTCAAAAATGCTAAAAAAGATCAACAATAA
- the rpmD gene encoding 50S ribosomal protein L30 codes for MKKIKITLVKSPIDRPERQKQTLKALGLNKTNSSKEVEGTPQVLGMIHKVSHLLKVEEVA; via the coding sequence ATGAAAAAGATAAAAATCACTTTAGTAAAGAGTCCAATTGACAGACCTGAGCGTCAGAAGCAAACACTGAAAGCGCTTGGTTTGAACAAAACAAACTCAAGCAAAGAAGTTGAAGGAACTCCACAGGTTTTAGGTATGATTCACAAAGTGAGCCATCTCCTGAAAGTTGAAGAAGTAGCTTAA
- the rpsN gene encoding 30S ribosomal protein S14, protein MAKKSITARQQKREKKVAQYAEKRAALKAAGDYAALDELPKNASPVRLKNRCQLTGRGRGYMRYFGISRVMFRDMALNGKIPGVKKASW, encoded by the coding sequence ATGGCTAAAAAATCAATTACAGCCCGTCAACAAAAAAGAGAAAAAAAGGTAGCTCAGTATGCTGAGAAGCGTGCTGCTCTTAAAGCTGCTGGTGATTATGCTGCTTTGGATGAACTTCCAAAAAATGCGTCGCCTGTACGTTTGAAGAACCGTTGTCAATTGACTGGTCGTGGAAGAGGTTACATGCGTTACTTTGGAATATCACGTGTAATGTTCCGTGACATGGCACTGAATGGTAAAATACCAGGTGTTAAGAAAGCGAGCTGGTAA